The Streptomyces sp. NBC_00576 genome contains the following window.
GCCGGGGGAGGACATGGACAGCATCGCGGTCTCGATGCCGTTGCGGTCCATCAGGTCGAGGTGCGCTTGCACGGACCACGACGGCCAGGTGCTCATGCCGTCGGGGTGGGCGTGGCCCGCTGCTGTGGCCTGCTGGACGTAGAAGTCGGGCAGGAGGTGGGCGTGGACGTCGATGAGGCCGGAGGGCATGACCGAGGGGGTCCTTTCGCGTCGGTCTTGGGGTGAGGGTGGGTTCGGGTTCGGCTCACTCCACCGGTTCGCGTCCGGCCAGCCGGACCTCTTCGTTGTCCAGGGCTGCCTGGAGGCGGCGCAGTACGGTGTCGTCGATGTGCCGTTCGTCGCGCAGGCGGACGACGGTTGCGCGTTTGTGGGCGATGAGGGCGAGGCGGAGATCGGTGTAGTGGCGGTTGTGGAGCAGGGCGGGATCTCCGTCGGAGCCCGCGCCTTGGGCCTGCACGGTGGCCAGGTGGGCCTCGTACTCCTGGCGCAGCCACTCCGTGACCTTCGGGGTGGTGCCCAGTTCGTCGGCGAGGTGCGGGAGCGCCCGGATGGCTTCCTCGGTCGCGGTGGTGTCGGCGAGGACCTCCTCCTCGTCGACGGAGGTGTCGTGCGGCAGCCGAGCCCAGCGCACCACGCCCGGCAGCAGCAGTCCCTGCACGACGAGGGTCACCACGATGACGCCTGAGGTGACGAAGACGATGAAGGCACGGTCGGGGAAGGGAGCACCGGAGTCGAGGGTCTCCGGAACCGAGAGCGCGACGGCGAGCGACACCGCGCCCCTGAAGCCCGCGAACCCGCTGACGACACGCGCCCGGTGACTGAGTCTCTGATCTCGTTGCTCAGGACGCCGGTCGATGGCGCGGATCAGGTAGGTGGAGGAGAACAGGAACGCGAACCGGACCGCGACCAGGACCACGCTGACCACTCCGATCGCGATCAAGGCGTCCTGGAGGTCGGACCGGTTCAAGTGGCGGAGCGAGTACTGGAGTTCCACTCCGACCAGGACGAACAGGGTGCCGTTGATGATGAAGGTGAGCAGTGGCCAGAAGGCCAGGGCCTGGCGGCGGTGCTCGGCACGGATGAGGGTCGGAGCCACCTGAGCCATGATCAGCCCGCTCACGACGACCGCGAGCACGCCCGAGGCGTGGATCAGCTCAGCGAGCAGATATGCCGTGAACGGCGCCAGGATCATGACGAGGTTGCCCAGCAGGGGATCGTCCAGGCGCCTCCGCAGGTTCATGTTGATCCACGCGACCGCCACGCCGACAGCGGCTCCTCCGCCGTAGGCCAGCAGGAACAGCGCGCCGACGTGCGGAAGGGTGAGGTGTTCCTCGCCGACGGTGATCCCGACCGCCAGGCCGAAGATGACCAGCGCGGTGCCGTCGTTGACGAGGCTTTCGGCACGCAGCACAGTGACCTGGCGGCGCGGCAGAGAGCGGGCCAGGACGCCCACCGCGGTCGCGTCGGTGGGAGCCACGGCCGCACCCAGCGCCCACGCCGGCCCCCACGGCAGCCCGAGCGCGTGCCCGGCGACCGCGACGGCCCCCGCGGTGAGGATCACCAGGACCGTGCTGAGCAGGGCGATTCCACGCAGATTCGTACGGATCTCCCGCATGGACGTGGTGAGGCTCTCCCAGTACAGCAACACCGGAAGGAAGAGCAGCAGCACCACTTCCGGGGGAAGTTGCGTCTGGCGCGCGGCGGGGACCAGCCCGACCAGAGCACCCACGACAAGCAGCACCACGGGCGGTGCGACGCCCAGGCGCTGCGCGACGAACTGGCCGACCAGCACGGCCACACCCAGGAGTACGACGAGTTCGAGACCGATCATGGGGCTTGCTCCTGAGTAGGGCGGGCCACTGGCGTAAGTCCGGTGGCCGCCACCGGGCACGTCTTGCTCATCTGGGCACCAGCTTCAGCGTCGTCGGGCGTGCCGCCACTATGGGATCGACATACGCGCCACCGAAGCGGCCGTACTTGGTGCGGTACGCGGTGTCGATACGGTCGTCGATGCCGGAGCCCGCCACCTCGACGAAGGTGACGTCCTTGTCGACGCCGCCGGATCGGATGTGCCCCTCATGGTTCGCGAGTGCCGCGCGCCACCAGCCGCCGTCCGTACCCCGGAAGGAGCGGACGTACAGGTCGTCACCGTCGCGGACGACCCAGATCGGCACCGGTCGGCGCAGGGTGCCGTTGCGCCGGAGCGGTGCCATCTCCAACTCGTCGGCCCCGGCGATGCGGTCGAGTTCGTCGCTCGTCCATGTCGTCATCGGTGTTCTCCGATCTTCTGGTGATCCCGTGAGAGTGCGATGAATCTCGTCACGGTCGTCGGACCGGTCCGCAGCAGCGGCACACCTGTGGTCAGGCGGGAGTGGTGGTGTTCTTCTCCGGCCCGATGCGACGCCCGGACCAGGGCGTCAGTGCCGGGTTGCCCGGTATCGTCCACGTCGCGTCGGGAGCGAAGCGGGCGAGGATCCGCTCCATGTCGCGTGTGCCGAGGGCGTCGAAGTACGCCTCGACGGTGGTGATCGCCTCGCTGCTGGCCATGACTGTCGGTCCGTTCTGCCGGGTGGCGGCGATGGGAGGTGCCGCCGCTGGTTGGCGCCGACGGCGGTGTGCACGGCCGAGTCGGCGCCCACCGCCGCCAGGGCTTCACGTCAGGGACGCAGCAGCGTCTTGATGGCGCGGCGCTCGTCCATGGCCTTGTAGCCCTCGGCGGCCTTGTCCAGGGGCAGGATGAGGTCGAAGACCTTGCCCGGGTTGATACGGCCGCTGAAGACGCGGTCGATCAGGTCGGGAAGGTAGGCGCGCACGGGGGCGGGGCCACCGCGCAGGCCGACGTGGGAGAAGAAGAGCTCTTGGCCGTCGATCTGAGAGCCGTGCGGGAAGCCGACGAAGCCGACGTTGCCGCCGGGGCGGGTGGACTGCAGGGCTTGGTGCAGCGACTCCTGGGTGCCGACGCACTCGAGGACCGAGTCGGCGCCGATGCCGTTCGTCAGTTCCTTGACGCGGGCGACGCCTTCCTCGCCCCGCTCGGTGACGATGTCGGTGGCGCCGAACTCCAGGGCCAGCTTCTGCCGTGACTCGTGCCGGCTCATGGCGATGATCCGCTCGGCGCCCAGTTCCTTCGCGGCGATGACGCCGGACAGGCCCACCGCGCCGTCACCGACGACCACGGCAGTCGAACCGGGCCTGACCTCGGCGGCCTTCGCCGCGTACCAGCCGGTGCCCATGACGTCGGACAGGGCCAGCAGGTCGGGGATCAGCTCCTCGGCGGGCTCCTCCGGGGTGACGACCAGGGTGCCGTCGGCGAGGGGCACGCGGACGTACTCGGCCTGGGCGCCGTTCACCCACTGCGCGTGCTGACAGGAGGTGTGGTAGCCGAACTGGCAGATCTGGCAGGTGTTGTCGGAGGCGACGAAGGAGCCGATGACGAACTGGCCCGGCCGGACGGTCGAGACGTCGCTGCCGACCTCCTCGACGATTCCGACGTACTCGTGGCCGATCGGCTGCGGTTCGGCGACCGGCAGGACGCCCCGGTAGCTCCACAGGTCGGAGCCGCACACGCAGGCGGCGACGGTGCGGATGACCGCGTCCGTCGGTGCCGTGATCTTCGGCTCGGGAGCGTTCTCCACCCGGATGTCACCGGGTGCGTGAATGATGGTTGCTCGCATGGTGCCTTCCCAGCTCTTGTCGGTCTGTCGTGGTGTCAGGGGCGGGTACGGGTGCTGACGCGCCGGCCGTAGTAGTCGTCGTCCGAGACGTGTTCGAGCCACGTGGCGTCGTCCGTCTCCCACAGGGCGAGATGGGTCATGAACTGGTCGGGCGCGGCACCGTGCCAGTGCTCCTCACCCGGGGGTGTGTGGATGATGTCGCCGGGGTGAGCTTCGATGATGTCGCCGCCACGGGACTGCACCAGCGCGATGCCCTCGACGATGTGGAGGGTCTGGCCAAGGCCGTGGGAGTGCCAGGCGGTGCGGGCGCCGGGAGTGAACCGGACCATGTTGGCCCGCATCCGGGAGGGCTCCTCACCGCGGTAGATCACATCGGCGTAGGCGTCGCCGGTGAACCACTCGGCAGGAAGCTTCATGGTAGGAGGCTGCTTCAGCAGTTCCATGGGGTGTCGTCCCTCTGGTGTGGTGCTGCCGCCGGGCCGTGCGGCGGCGGTGTGTGGGGGAGAGCCCGCGATGTGGGGTGCGTGCGGGCGGAGGAGCATCAGCCGGACTGGTCGGACTTCTCCACGATCTCCTTGAGCTGAGTCATCGCGGTCATGGCGTTGGGCCATCCGGCGTAGAAGGCCAGATGGGTGATGGCCTCGACCAGTTCGTCCTTGGTCACGCCGTTCTCCAGCGCCTTGCCGAGGTGGAAGCCGAGCTGGTCTGTTCGGTACAGGGCGGCGAGAGCGGTGACGGTGACCAGACTGCGGTCGCGTGGGGACAGACCCGGCCGCTCCCAGATGTCACCGAACAGCACCGTGTCGGTCACCTCCGCGAGCTTGGGGGCGAACTCCTGGATGGCCGGCGGCGCGAACTTCTTCCGTTCGGACATGGGATGGTGCTCCTTGCGTGTATGTGGGGGGATTCAGGCTGCCCGGCCTTCGACCGGGGAAATACGGAATATCAGTGACGTGCGGAAAGTAATTCCGTCCCGGGGTCGGCCGTCCCGCCTTTTCGGGTGCATGCTCTCCGCAGACCGATTCTGGTCGCCGCACACGCCATCGACCCTGCCCCTTTTGAGGGAATCCGCAAAGGGGAGAATTTCATCCTGGGCATCACTTATCCAGGGTAGAGATCCTTACCCCCCTCGTGCAGACCGAGCGGTGCGACACTGGCTGACATGACCAGCGACGCGCATCTGAACGGGCTGGGAGAATTCCTCAAGGCGCGGAGGGCGGAGTTGACCCCGCGCACGGTCGGTCTGCCCGATACCGGTGGCCGGCGTGTGCCTGGCCTGCGCAGGGAGGAAGTTGCGCGGCTCGTCGCCATCAGCACTGACTACTACACACGGCTGGAACAGGGCCGTATCCAGCCGTCAGCGTCAGTGCTGGCCGCTCTCGCCCGTGTCCTGCATATGGATGATCACCAGCGTGACCACCTGTTCGAGCTGGCCGGCCGGCAGAGGGCGCGACACCGTAGCCAGGCCGTACAGAAGGCTCAACCCCAGTTGCGCCGCCTGCTCGACGATCTCACCGCGAGTCCCGGCGTGGTGATCGGCCGCAGTATGGACATTCTGGCGTGGAACCCGCTCGCCGCCGCCCTGCTGACCGATTTCGCGAAGGTGCCGGAAGGCAAGCGGAACTGCGCCCGTATCCTCTTCACCGATCCCTCCATGCGGACGCTGTACGCGGACTGGCGGGCCGTCGCCCGTGGCTGTGTGTCCCATCTGCGTATGACGGCCGCCAAATACCCGGACGATCCGCGGCTGATCAGTTTGGTCGGCGAACTATCCGTGCAGGACAGGGACTTCGGGCAGTGGTGGGGAAGCCGTCACCTGCCGTCGCGCAGGCTGGGCATGAAGAGGTTCCACCACCCCGTCGTCGGTGAACTGGTCCTCGACTGGGACATCTTCACCTGCAGCAGCGATCCCGATCAGGAACTCGTCGTCTGGACGGCGGAGCCCGGCACGCCGTCGTACGACGGGCTACGTGACCTCGCCTCACGGGCCTCCGGCCGACTCGGCGGGCCCGTCGGCCGGTCCGGTCGACTGGTCTGATCCGGCGCCGCGAGCTTGGGAGCAACAAGGTGAATTCCCGAACCCTGGGAGAAAATTCTCCCCCTCATTTTTCGGGTGAATGCTGCGACACTGGCTGCTATGTACAGCGAAGCGCATTTGCCTGAACTGGGAGAATTCCTCAAGGAGCGCCGAGCCCAACTCAGCCCGCGGACCGTGGGCCTGCCCGAGTCCGGGGCACCGCGGCGCGTGCCGGGGCTGCGCCGTGAGGAGGTCGCCCAACTCGCGGGGATCAGCACGTACTCCTATGCGCGGTTGGAGCAGGGGCGTGCCCCTGTGCCGAGGTCTGTGCTCATCGCTCTGGTCCGTGTCCTGCACCTCGATGACGACCAGCGTGACCACCTGTTCGAGCTGGCCGCGAGCGGGGAGTCTGAACCGCGCCGCCGACCGGCGCAGAAGGTCCACCCGCAGCTCAGGCGCATCCTGGACGAGCTGACAGCGACTCCCGCGCTCGTCCTGGGCCGGCACCTGGACATCCTCGCCTGGAACCCTCTGGCTGCCGCCCTGCTCACCGACTTCGACCGGGTCCCCGAGAAGAAACGCAACTACGCCCGGCTGCTCTTCACCGACCCCGCCTTCCGGGAGATCTACCTCGACTGGAGGACGAACGCTCGGACCTGCGTCGCCCACCTGCGCGTGGAGGCCGCCAGGAGCCCTGGCGACCCCGGGTTGGCCGCACTCGTCGGCGAGCTCTCGATGGCCGACGCCGACTTCCGGCAGTGGTGGGCAGGCCGCCAGATGACCGGCCTACGGATGGGTACCAAGAGGCTGCGACACCCGCTCGTCGGCGACCTCACCCTCGACTGGGACAGCCTGACCTGCACAGCCGACCCCGCACAGAAGTTGGTGATCTCGACCGCCGATCCAGGGACCCCGTCCCATGACGGACTTCTCTTCCTTGCGTCATGGACTACGGACCCGAATCAGCCGGCACGTGATGCGGCAGCTTGACCGGGGCAGGGGACAGTCGGCTCGCGCCGTCGTGTCGGCCTTGACCTGCAGGGTGCGTCCCTTCCGTACGGCCGCCAGCCGCCGGACGGGGGGCCGAGGGCGAGGTGCGGGCACGGGCTGAGACCGGCTCGCCCTGGTCGATCCGGCCGGCCGGCTGACGCAGCTCAGCTACGACTACGGCGGCTACGCCGTTGAACCCCGGAAGCTACCGAGGCCCTGTCAAGATCCGTCTCACCGGCCACCGTTACACCTCTACGGCCGTGCCCG
Protein-coding sequences here:
- a CDS encoding carboxymuconolactone decarboxylase family protein, which encodes MSERKKFAPPAIQEFAPKLAEVTDTVLFGDIWERPGLSPRDRSLVTVTALAALYRTDQLGFHLGKALENGVTKDELVEAITHLAFYAGWPNAMTAMTQLKEIVEKSDQSG
- a CDS encoding (R)-mandelonitrile lyase; amino-acid sequence: MELLKQPPTMKLPAEWFTGDAYADVIYRGEEPSRMRANMVRFTPGARTAWHSHGLGQTLHIVEGIALVQSRGGDIIEAHPGDIIHTPPGEEHWHGAAPDQFMTHLALWETDDATWLEHVSDDDYYGRRVSTRTRP
- a CDS encoding helix-turn-helix domain-containing protein; amino-acid sequence: MTSDAHLNGLGEFLKARRAELTPRTVGLPDTGGRRVPGLRREEVARLVAISTDYYTRLEQGRIQPSASVLAALARVLHMDDHQRDHLFELAGRQRARHRSQAVQKAQPQLRRLLDDLTASPGVVIGRSMDILAWNPLAAALLTDFAKVPEGKRNCARILFTDPSMRTLYADWRAVARGCVSHLRMTAAKYPDDPRLISLVGELSVQDRDFGQWWGSRHLPSRRLGMKRFHHPVVGELVLDWDIFTCSSDPDQELVVWTAEPGTPSYDGLRDLASRASGRLGGPVGRSGRLV
- a CDS encoding nuclear transport factor 2 family protein — encoded protein: MASSEAITTVEAYFDALGTRDMERILARFAPDATWTIPGNPALTPWSGRRIGPEKNTTTPA
- a CDS encoding Na+/H+ antiporter; amino-acid sequence: MIGLELVVLLGVAVLVGQFVAQRLGVAPPVVLLVVGALVGLVPAARQTQLPPEVVLLLFLPVLLYWESLTTSMREIRTNLRGIALLSTVLVILTAGAVAVAGHALGLPWGPAWALGAAVAPTDATAVGVLARSLPRRQVTVLRAESLVNDGTALVIFGLAVGITVGEEHLTLPHVGALFLLAYGGGAAVGVAVAWINMNLRRRLDDPLLGNLVMILAPFTAYLLAELIHASGVLAVVVSGLIMAQVAPTLIRAEHRRQALAFWPLLTFIINGTLFVLVGVELQYSLRHLNRSDLQDALIAIGVVSVVLVAVRFAFLFSSTYLIRAIDRRPEQRDQRLSHRARVVSGFAGFRGAVSLAVALSVPETLDSGAPFPDRAFIVFVTSGVIVVTLVVQGLLLPGVVRWARLPHDTSVDEEEVLADTTATEEAIRALPHLADELGTTPKVTEWLRQEYEAHLATVQAQGAGSDGDPALLHNRHYTDLRLALIAHKRATVVRLRDERHIDDTVLRRLQAALDNEEVRLAGREPVE
- a CDS encoding DUF2255 family protein — encoded protein: MTTWTSDELDRIAGADELEMAPLRRNGTLRRPVPIWVVRDGDDLYVRSFRGTDGGWWRAALANHEGHIRSGGVDKDVTFVEVAGSGIDDRIDTAYRTKYGRFGGAYVDPIVAARPTTLKLVPR
- a CDS encoding zinc-dependent alcohol dehydrogenase family protein, translating into MRATIIHAPGDIRVENAPEPKITAPTDAVIRTVAACVCGSDLWSYRGVLPVAEPQPIGHEYVGIVEEVGSDVSTVRPGQFVIGSFVASDNTCQICQFGYHTSCQHAQWVNGAQAEYVRVPLADGTLVVTPEEPAEELIPDLLALSDVMGTGWYAAKAAEVRPGSTAVVVGDGAVGLSGVIAAKELGAERIIAMSRHESRQKLALEFGATDIVTERGEEGVARVKELTNGIGADSVLECVGTQESLHQALQSTRPGGNVGFVGFPHGSQIDGQELFFSHVGLRGGPAPVRAYLPDLIDRVFSGRINPGKVFDLILPLDKAAEGYKAMDERRAIKTLLRP
- a CDS encoding helix-turn-helix transcriptional regulator, whose product is MYSEAHLPELGEFLKERRAQLSPRTVGLPESGAPRRVPGLRREEVAQLAGISTYSYARLEQGRAPVPRSVLIALVRVLHLDDDQRDHLFELAASGESEPRRRPAQKVHPQLRRILDELTATPALVLGRHLDILAWNPLAAALLTDFDRVPEKKRNYARLLFTDPAFREIYLDWRTNARTCVAHLRVEAARSPGDPGLAALVGELSMADADFRQWWAGRQMTGLRMGTKRLRHPLVGDLTLDWDSLTCTADPAQKLVISTADPGTPSHDGLLFLASWTTDPNQPARDAAA